The genome window AACTCTATCAATCACTCGATATTATTGAAAAAATCATCGAAGGATTGCCTGAAGGAGACATTGTCTTCGAAAAGAATCTGGTCAAAGTGCTGAACGTCTTAAAGGCGGCAGATGGAGAAGGCTGGGGATGCATTGAGGCTCCTCGCGGTGACGATACTCACGTCATTCGTCTCAAAGGCGGAGACGAGCACGTCTACTGGTGGAAAGTGCGAGCCCCGACTTATTCCAATGCCATCTCATGGCCGTTGATGTTCAGGAATAATGAGTTGGCAGATGCCCCTCTGATTATTAACAGCGTTGACCCCTGTATATCATGTATGGAAAGAACCCTGATTACAGGCAATAGCGATAAGGCTGGAGAAGTCTACTCGAAAAATCAACTGTTGGAAATGAGCAGAGAGAAGACGAGGAGGCTGAGAAAGGCATGATTATCAATATGGTAATGAAACTGGTGGCAGGCATAGCCCTTATGTTGCTTGTATCGGTAGTAGCCGTTCTCTTCGACGGAGCTGACCGTGTTATTCATGCCAAAATGCAGCGACGGTGGGGACCTCCGCTCTTTCAGCCTTTCTACGATATTCTGAAGCTTCTGGGGAAAGAGAACATCGTTCCCCGACGAGCTGTAAAATGGGCTTTCAACGGAGCTCCATGGGTTGCCATGGCGACCATGCTGTTGCTCTTCCTTTATATTCCTATCGGATCTTTGCCGCCCATTCTTGGCACTGAAGGCGATATGATTCTCATCATTTACCTTCTCAGCCTTTCAGGCGTGGCTATGGCCGTAGGTGGTTTCTCCAGCGGAAACCCAATTGCAAACGTCGGCGCTCAGCGTGAGATGATCCTCATGATGAGCTACGAGCTGCCCCTTGCCGTTGTTATTTCCACAATGGCCTGGGTGGCCTATAAACATGGCGTACCAGGACAACCCTTTAGCCTTGAGACTTTCATCGGAATGCCCATGTGGAATGTTGTAGGCAAGATGGGTATTCTCGGTCTTCTCTGCCTCTTTGCGGCGTTGCTCATGGTCGTTCCAGGTGAGACGGGAAAAGGATTTATGGATATTCCAGAGGCCAAAACGGAGATACTCGAAGGTATTATCATCGAGTATTCGGGAACGAACTTGGCCATGTTCAAGATCACCTTTGCTCTGAGAGCTTTGGCCATGTCTGCCATTATTGTGGCGCTCTTTGTTCCTTTCTCTCTCGGCAAACTCTTGAATCTGAACGGAACCATGCTCTTTGTCGTGGATTTCCTCTGGTTCTGGGTAAAGGTCTTCGTCATGCAGGTCTTCGGCGTTACCTTTATACGAACAGCTTTTGGACGATTGAAGATCTGGCAGGCGTCTCAGTTCTACTGGATTAAAATTGCCGGACTTTCTTTGGCAGGCATGATTCTCATGTCTATAGATGTATTGCTTTAGGAAGGGGGAGGACGATGCTTAACCGAATGTCTTTGCAGCTTTTGCGTCAATGGGTTACTAAGGTCTTTACCAATCCCTTTCCTGTGCCATCTATGCCAGACTCTCTGACTGATGCCCTCAAAGCGGCAGAAGAGGGAAAAATACAACTTCATCCTCCAGTGGAGCCGAAGGGCTATTTCAGGGGCCGAATCGATTATGACAAAGAGCGTTGTATTGGCTGCAAACTTTGTGTACGAGTGTGCCCTGCGAATGCCATAACTTACCTTGAGGATGAAAAGAAGATACAGATTCATGTCGATCGTTGCTGTTTCTGTGCTCAGTGTACGGAAATCTGCCCTGTGAAGTGTCTTACTGAATCTGACGCATTCCTGCTCTCTTCTTACGATAGAAAGGCCCAGGTCGTTGTCGATTCTGGTACGAAGAAGAAAGAAGACGAAGTGGAAGAAACTCCTGTGAAATATGAGGTCGACGAGGAAAAGTGCATTGGCTGCACAAAGTGTGCTCGCAATTGCCCCGTCAACGCTATCTCTGGCGAGTTGAAGAAACCTCATGTTATCGACAAGGATAAATGTGTAGGCTGTGGCAAGTGTGCTGAACTCTGCCCGAAGCAGGCGATTCATCAGGCTGAGGCATCTTCTGCGCCGGTTACTCCGAAAGAGGAGAAAAAGGTAGAGGAGAAACCTACAGAGAAACCTGTCGAAAAACAGGAAGCTGCCCCTCAGAAAGAAGCTGCCGAAAGCAAAAAGGGCAGCAAGAAAAACGGCGGCAAGAACGGCAACAAAAATGGTAACAAGAAAAAGAACGGTAACGGAAACAACAAGAAAAACGGCAAGAAAAAATAACGAGGCACAGTGAAAATAAAGCTGTGTAGTTGCGCAGCTCGTTGCCATAACAGAACAAATAAAAAGATGGGGTTTCTAGAAGAAACCCCATCTTTTTTATGCTCTTATTTTTAACGCCACGAAGTTGTTGTAGCTCTTACGCTTCTACAAGACCGTAGTGAGCCAGACGCTGACGCACTTCGTCGCGTCCGAGATATTCAGCTACCTCAAAGATCCCCGGGCTTACCTTCACGCCAGTCAGTGCCCAACGCAGAGGCATAGCCAGCTTCTTCATTTTCACGTCTTTTTCAGCAGCCCAATTGCGTGCTAATTCCTCCATAGGCTCGGCTTCCCATGGATCTATCTTCAAGAGTTCTCCGAAGAAAGAACGAAGCATATCCTTGTCTTCCTCGGGAACATCGCTACCGTTGTAGCGTGCCTTTACAGGCTCGAAAGAAACGAAGTAATCGGAATACTCAGCGAGTTCCTTCGCTGTACGACCTCGTCCGCCCATAAGCTCCAGGGCTCCAGCAAGAAATTCTCGCGTATGTTCCTCGACAGGAAGCTGAGCTTCCTTCCAGAAAGGCTCGACCATATCGAGGCGAACCATGGGATCAAGCTCTTTAAGATGTTCCTGGTTAATATAGTTGAGCTTGTCCATATCAAAGACGGCTGCACGTCTGTTAACCCGCTTCAAATCAAAACATTTCGTGGCTTCCTCGCGGGAGAAAACCTCGCGATCGTCTCCAATTGACCAACCTAAAATGGCCAGGAAGTTAAAGACGGAGTCGGGCATATATCCCATATCTCTATATTCGTAAACGCTTGTAGCACCATGACGTTTCGAAAGCTTCTTCTTGTCTTTGCCGAGAATCATGGGAAGGTGGGCAAACTGAGGGGGCTCCCATCCGAGAGCCTTGTAGAGAAGCAACTGCTTGGGAGTATTGGAAATATGATCCTCTCCCCGAATAACGTAATTAATGCCCATGGTGTAGTCGTCGATAACTACCGCATAGTTGTAAGCTGGCATACCGTCACTCTTGATCATAACGATATCTTTAAGGGTTTCGCTCTTGACCTCAATATGACCATATACGATATCATCAAAAGCAAGAGTGATTCCTTCAGGAACCTTGTAAATAATGGCAGGACCGTCCATATAGGCCTTTCCTTCTTCAAGAAGCTGTTCAGCATACTTGCGATAGATGTCAAGGCGTTCAGACTGACGATAGGGGCCTACAGGGCCACCAATATCCGGCCCCTCGTCCCAATCAAGACCTAGCCACGTCATTCCAGACATAATTGTCTCTTCGTATTCTTTCGTGGAACGTTCTCTGTCTGTGTCTTCAATTCGGAGAATAAACTTTCCGCCTGTATGTCTGGCCCAAAGCCAGTTAAACAACGCCGTATGTCCGCCTCCTATGTGCAAAGCACCTGTAGGACTTGGTGCAAAACGGACACGTACTTCTTTGTCCATTGAAAATGCCTCCTCGTATCAAATATCAGCCAACCTTGATATTATACATGCTCTCTAAATATTTCTCTCAAACTTCTTCCTAATAATATAATATAAATAATGTAAAGGGTGTAATCTCCCCTTTCGCAGAAGGAGGTTTCGAATGAAAACAGTCTACATATTGGGGCACGTCAATCCCGATACCGATTCTATCTGCTCGGCCATTGCTTACAGTCATTATAAAAGTGCCGTCTCTAAAAATAACCGCTATATTCCTGTCCGCCTTGGTGTGCCTAATAATGAAACCAAATTCGTTCTCGATTATTTCAAGGAACCCACGCCAATCATGCTCGAAAACATTTACACACAGCTTTCAGACATACCTTTCGATGAGCCAGTAAATGTAAAAATGAAAACTCCTCTCTCTGACGTGTGGAATCTTATGTCAAAGAGTAGTATAAAGACAGTTAATGTGGTGGATGAAAAAAACCTCTTTTTGGGACTTGTCACCTTAGGTGACATAGCGAAGGCAAGCCTTGAGATGGGCGATACCTTCTCAGATGTTCAAATTCCTTTAAAAAATATAGTAAAGACGTTGAGTGGAGAATTACTTTTTGCTTGCAACATGAGTTTCAATGGCAGGGTTGTTGTAGCCGGAATGGAGTCTGAAACGCTCAAAAGGCATCTTGACAGAAAGACTCTCGTCATTGTCGGTGACAGAAAAGAAATTCAAATCCAGGCTCTGCAAAGCAAAATTCACACCCTTGTCATTGCCGATGGAGCTGCTGTTTCAGACGAAATTTCATTGCTGGCCCGAGAGAAAAAAGTCAATCTCATAACGGTTCCCTACGATCTCTATTCGACAGTAAAACGCATTGCGCGAAGCGTTCCGGTGGAGTATATTGCCAGAACTGACAAGGTGGTTACCTTTGCGCTCCATGAGGAACTCGACGATATAAAAGATTCGTTGCTGAAACATAAATATCGCCATTTCCCCATTCTGCATAACAAAGTTCCTGTGGGAATGCTCTCCCGTCGCCATCTTCTTACGGCCACGGGTAAAAATGTCATTTTGGTGGATCATAACGAAAAAACACAATCCATAGAAGGGCTCGAACAGGCGCAGATACTTGAAATAATAGATCATCATCGTATCGGCAGCATTGAAACCTTTCAGCCCATTGTCTTCATCAATCGTCCTGTAGGGTGTACGGCTACCATTATATATAGCCTCTATAAAGACTCTGGTGTCGAGCTTCCTTCATCTATTGCCGGACTCATGTGCGCTGCCATTCTCTCAGACACACTCGTGTTCAAATCTCCCACATGCAGTAGTGAAGACATGGAGGCAGCGGAGGAATTGGCAGATCTGGCTAACATAGACATAGACTCATTTTCCCGCTCCATGTTCGAAGCTGGAACCTCTCTGCGCGGAAAGACGGCGGAAGAGATATTCTTCACCGACTATAAGAGTTTCAACGTGGCGGACTTTAAAATAGGCGTTAGCCAGGTTTTCTTTTACAATACACAGCGGGACTTCGATAAAAAAAGCCTTCTTGATTTTATGCAGGAATATAAAACGCGTGGTGGCTATGATATGCTTTTACTTATGTTAACGGATATTATTAATGAGGGATCCGAGTTTCTCTTTGTAGGAAACCGCGAAGAACTCATCTCCCGAGCTTTTGATATAGAAATACATGGAGAAAGCTTCTATCTCCCCCATGTGATTTCGAGGAAAAAGCAAGTGATACCCCAGTTGATAGAGTCAATTAAAAGGAGTTGAATACCCTGAAAAATAAAACGATTTTACTTGTTGATGGGCACGCTCTGGCTTTCAGAGCCTTTTACGCCCTTCCAGAACTTACGGCACCAGACGGAACGCCTACAAACGCCATTTTGGGCTTTGTCAATATGATGTTCAAAACCATTGATGAATGCCATCCCGACATGACAGCGGTTATCTTTGACGCTCCTGGCAAAACCTTTCGACACGATGTCTATCCGGAATACAAAATGGGACGTCGCCCTACGCCTGAAGAGTATAAGATACAGGTTCCCATTCTGCTGGAATTACTCCGAGCTATGGGTATAAAAGTTGTTGTCAAAGATGGGGTGGAGGCTGATGACGTTATTGCTTCCGCTGCCTGTGGCGCTACGCGCCTGGGCGTTAATGTCGTTGCACTGACATCGGATAAAGACATACTCCAGGTGCTTCAGCCTGGCGTTCGCGTCATCCGGCCTAAAAAAGGAATTACCATCTTTACCGAATATAACGAAATAACCTTTGAAGAGGAGTGGGGGTTCGCGCCGACGGCAATGCCCGACTATCTGGCACTGCTTGGAGACAGTGTCGATAACATTCCAGGGGTTCCCGGAGTGGGAGAAAAAACGGCTAAAAAGCTTCTCTCTCAATATAAATCCCTTGAAGATATTTACGATCATATAGAAGAGCTCAAACCAGGCTTGCAGAAGAAATTCTCTACGTCGAAAGAGTTGGCCTTCAAAAGCCGCGAACTCATACGCCTCAAATGCGATTTGCCTTTGACAGTTGAAGAGTTTGTTCAGACCGATGTAGATTTCGAAACCTTTGAAAACATGTGCCGTCAGTTGGGCCTGAACAAAATATTGGAGCGAGTAAGGAATTCAACGCACCACGAATCAGAAGAGCAGCCGCAACTTGAAATAGGAGAGGCTGTGGAAGGCGATCTCGAAAAGGTTCTTCAGGAAAAAGAACTCGCTCTCTACTGCGCGGCAGAAGGATCCTATCCCATGGATCTTAATAGAGCTCTCATTGTCTTGCGGGCCCAGAATGGACACTTCTGGCGAGGAGTCGTCGAGGCTCAGCATATTCCTGATTCCCTCTCGAAATGGTTGAAAACAGGCAATGTAATTACCTCAGACTATAAAACGACACAGGCATTCTTCAAAGAAGAGGTTCCATTACACGACCATGTCTGGGACGCCCAGGTTGCTCACTACCTTCTTCATCCTGACGCCAAAAGCCACGGACCGGAGCAGTGGGCGGCAGAGGCTGTTTCTGACCCAGTTGACGTTGCGGGGCAGCTCTGGAGGGTTCAAAATGAGCTTGGAAACGCTATCTCTCACTACAGTGGCCTGGAAGACCTTATGCGTCAGGTTGAGCTGCCTATCGTTCCCGTATTGTGGAAAATGGAGACGTGGGGCATTGGCCTTGAGAAAAAAACCTTTGAAGGTCTGGATACAGATTTAGAAGAACGAATTGCAGACATTGAAAATACCATCGCTGAAAAGGGCGGGGAGCGTATCAATCTCAACTCTCCCAAACAGGTAGCGTGGCTTCTCTTCGAGAAATTGCAGATGCCGCCTATCAAAGAAACAAAAACAGGCTATTCCACAGATGTTACGGTTCTTGAAGAGCTTGTAAAGATGGATCTTCCCGAGAAAATCGTGCCAGAACTTATTCTGGAACATCGCGAACTCTCTAAAATGCGCTCAGGTTTTGTCCATCCCCTCATGAGTGCCGTAAATGAAAAGACAGGATTGATTCACGGCACCTTTGAATCCACATCGACGGGAACAGGGCGGCTGAGCAGCAGAGACCCCAACCTTCAGAATCTCCCTGCTTTTGGGCAATGGTCAACTCGACTCAAGGAAGGCCTGGTTCCTCGGCATGAAGGGAATGTCTATGTTGCGGCAGACTATTCACAGGTTGAACTACGTGTATTGGCCCATCTTTGCGATGAGAAGCGATTGAAATCGGCCTTTGAGGATCATCGGGATGTTCATACAGAAACGGCATCGTGGGTCTTTAACGTCGAACCGGAACTTGTTACTCCTGAACTTCGCCGTTTTGCCAAAGTTATAAATTTTGGTATTCTTTACGGTATGAGTTCCTACGGTTTGGCGGCTCGTTTGGGAATAGGGCAGCAGGAGGCGGGAGATATTATCAATAAATACTTCAAGGCCCTTCCTAAAGTAAAAGACTACGTTGAAGAAAGCTATAAAGAAGCTAGACAACGTGGATATGCCATGACCAGTTTCGGCAGAATACGGCCACTCAACGAAGTCTCTGTCAATCCGAGAGACCGGGGAGCCTTGAAGCGCATAGCCGTAAACACTCCCATACAGGGAACAGCGGCTGATATTGCCCGAATGGCTATGATCAAGTTTTTCCATCATTTCGAGGGACGCAAAAACGTTCATCTCGTATTGCAGATTCATGACTCTCTTGTGTGCGAATGCGCTGCAGAGGAACGGGAAGGCATAGAAAAAGAGCTTGCAAATGTAATGGAATCTGCGGCTAAACTTTCTGTGCCATTGAAGGTAGAGACCAAGTGGGGAAAATCCCTCGCTAATGTCTAGGTTTTTACGTAGCCTACGGGCTTGATTTTATGATAGAATACGCCGTTAGCATTTAGCATCGGTATATGTCAAGGGAGGCAGATTCGCTTTGATAATGCGTTCATTACGAGAAAATATGCGTTGGATCCTGATGGGTTTTGTGGTTGTTTTTGTGCTGTCGATTTTTGGAATGTACGGTTTCGGCGGTCGTCGTGAGTCTTCGAAAGAAGAAGGAATACGCGACTATGCGGTGGCAGAGATTAGCGGTAAAAAAGTAATGCGTTCCGCACTAGAAGCAAACGTGCGGGATTATGTAGAAAGAAATAATATAAAAGAAATTTCGTCTAACGATCTTATGGCTATTCGTCAGGCTGTTGTAGACAACATGGCCATTCAGACAGAACTTGCCAAGGCTGTGGAGAAGAGCGGCGTAAAAGCTTCCGATCAGGAAGTTGAAGACGTTGTTAAGCAGATAAGCACGCAGTTTCCCACAAAAGAGGCGTTCCAGAAACATCTTGATGATAATGGCATAAAACTTGATGCATTGAAGGCCAGCATTCAGACACAGCTTTCTCAGCAGAAACTTATTGAGCAGTCTGCTGGTTCCATAGTTGTAACTCCTGAAGAGGTTAAAGATTTTTATGACAAGGGCAAAACCGTTTTCTTTACACGTCCTGCAGGCAAAAAAGTTGTCTTTGCCCGTTTCGCCAACAAAGAATCGGCTGAAAAGGTGTACGAAGGACTGAAGAGCGACAGCAGCAAGTGGGATGCTCTTCTTAAAGACGTAGCCTCAGAAGATGTTAAAGAGAGCGTTCCTTATGATGCTCCTATCTTCCTTGCCGAATCGAATCTGAGAGATAAAATGGAGGGAATTAAAGACCTTCCTGTCGGTGGTGTAGCTACCCCAATAGAGATAACCAGCAACGACGTTATGGTTGTTCTCAACAAAGAGAGCATGGAAAAGAGCACCCTTTCCTTCGACGAAGTGAGCAAAGATATTAAAGCTTTACTTACGAATCAGAAAAAAGAAGAAGGACAGATGAAATATATCAACAGCCTTAAAGAAGGGGCTACCATCAAAATACTTGATCCGTCTATATTCCCACAACCAGTAGAGGAAAAGGCGGCTGAAGAAGTAACAAAGCCTGCTTCTGGCGATGAAAATGCAAGCAAAACCGAGTCTCAGACCGAAACAGAGGCAGATAAAAAGAACTAAGGCGAAAAGCTGAAATAAATGAGTTTTAAAAAGCTTGACAGAACCTGGTTCCCTTAATAGAATAGACCCCGCAGTCTTGGAGAGATGGCCGAGTGGTCGAAGGCGCTCGCCTGCTAAGTGAGTGGGGCTTTACCGCCCCCGAGGGTTCGAATCCCTCTCTCTCCGCCATTAGATAACGTAGAGCCCAGATAATTTATCTGGGTTCTTTTTTTATGCTTGAACAATATGTATCTTTATTTATGGTAACATGTAGTATATGTAACATAAACATGCAAAAAGCATGAATATATGGCGAAAAATACTAGAAGAAGTTTAGAAAAAGGGCTGTAAATGATCATTTGCAGTTTCAAAGAAGATCCGGTCTTTGGGTAAAACGAGATACCGAAGCTGGACGCTTTTTAGATTTAATAGATGACAAAAATAAGTTTAAAGGTGTTTCTCGTAACGACTCAAATAATTAAAATTAGCTTATAAGGTGTGAATTCTTCTAACTAAAATGATTCTCAGTTGAAATATGTTATTTTTTTTGTATATCTACCCATTTCTTTTTTTGCATTTCTAACCACGAAAGTGAATTCTCATATTTTTGTATATCTCTTTGGCGTTTGCTTTTGCATTCTCTTTTCATATTATTTATATAATTAAAAATGTAGTTACCCAGGGTGTCATCTGCAGAATATGTAAAGGCGTAAACGATACCTTTTCTTAAATTGTTGTCAGAGTATATCTTATTTTTTAAGTCAGCTGGGATAGGTGCATATTTCAATAGTTTTTGGGGGGCTATTCCGACTTTTTGCATTTTGTCAGTTGTATTAGGGGTAAAAACGTAATTTAACCACTGTTGATTTTCGGTATATTGATATGCATCTATAAGTGCTTGCCCAATGTAAATAGATTGAGCTTTATCGGCATAAAAAGGTCCATAACCAATAGCTCCACGAACGGGGACCATATTCTCTAAAAGGCCTGTAAAAAAACAAAAGGTAGCTTTTTCAAGGTTGCAAAAACAGTGCTCATCATTATTCTCTGACCAAATCAAGAATGTATCGGAAAACCAACAATAATCTAAAATCTTCTTTTTCCTAAGGTTTTGGTTTTCTGAAGTATCTAGTTCTTTAAGAACATCATTATAAATTTCCAAAATAAACTGAGGATCTTTTTTGTGATCATTCAGTAAATTTTTAAAACCAAGTAAATCAAAATAGGCAACCCATCTTTCTGGATATTTATCTATATTAACCATGTTCATAGTAACCGATCTCCTTCTTAGATTTTATTTTGAGTTAACGATTAAAAAATTCCATCTTTATTGCTTTATATATGAATCGTAGTCTTGGAATACTAGAAATATTAACGTAATTCATAGTAATAAACAGTCAAAATTTTAGATTATTTTTGTCAATTATATTACAAGGATGTTTATTGGGCTGATAACTATAGAGGTGATGTGGAGTTATTTCAAAGAAAAGCAGAAGAATATATAGAAAATACGAAACATGGTCTTAAGCGAATTCATGAAGCAATATATAAAGTTAATGGCGTTATTGGTAAGTATAAGAATTTTGTTCAATCAACATGACAATGAGAAAATTAGCAACTATTTTAAGGAATAGCGGCAGCAAAAAACATGACGAATAAAACCTAGAAAAAAGAACAAAAAATATAAAAGAGACCTTTTAAAGGTTGCATGAATGCTCGTTCCGTGGTAATATTTCCTGCGTTCGAGATAAACGTGCCAGTAGCTCAGATGGAT of Aminobacterium sp. MB27-C1 contains these proteins:
- a CDS encoding respiratory chain complex I subunit 1 family protein, whose amino-acid sequence is MIINMVMKLVAGIALMLLVSVVAVLFDGADRVIHAKMQRRWGPPLFQPFYDILKLLGKENIVPRRAVKWAFNGAPWVAMATMLLLFLYIPIGSLPPILGTEGDMILIIYLLSLSGVAMAVGGFSSGNPIANVGAQREMILMMSYELPLAVVISTMAWVAYKHGVPGQPFSLETFIGMPMWNVVGKMGILGLLCLFAALLMVVPGETGKGFMDIPEAKTEILEGIIIEYSGTNLAMFKITFALRALAMSAIIVALFVPFSLGKLLNLNGTMLFVVDFLWFWVKVFVMQVFGVTFIRTAFGRLKIWQASQFYWIKIAGLSLAGMILMSIDVLL
- a CDS encoding 4Fe-4S binding protein, which codes for MLNRMSLQLLRQWVTKVFTNPFPVPSMPDSLTDALKAAEEGKIQLHPPVEPKGYFRGRIDYDKERCIGCKLCVRVCPANAITYLEDEKKIQIHVDRCCFCAQCTEICPVKCLTESDAFLLSSYDRKAQVVVDSGTKKKEDEVEETPVKYEVDEEKCIGCTKCARNCPVNAISGELKKPHVIDKDKCVGCGKCAELCPKQAIHQAEASSAPVTPKEEKKVEEKPTEKPVEKQEAAPQKEAAESKKGSKKNGGKNGNKNGNKKKNGNGNNKKNGKKK
- the gltX gene encoding glutamate--tRNA ligase; this encodes MDKEVRVRFAPSPTGALHIGGGHTALFNWLWARHTGGKFILRIEDTDRERSTKEYEETIMSGMTWLGLDWDEGPDIGGPVGPYRQSERLDIYRKYAEQLLEEGKAYMDGPAIIYKVPEGITLAFDDIVYGHIEVKSETLKDIVMIKSDGMPAYNYAVVIDDYTMGINYVIRGEDHISNTPKQLLLYKALGWEPPQFAHLPMILGKDKKKLSKRHGATSVYEYRDMGYMPDSVFNFLAILGWSIGDDREVFSREEATKCFDLKRVNRRAAVFDMDKLNYINQEHLKELDPMVRLDMVEPFWKEAQLPVEEHTREFLAGALELMGGRGRTAKELAEYSDYFVSFEPVKARYNGSDVPEEDKDMLRSFFGELLKIDPWEAEPMEELARNWAAEKDVKMKKLAMPLRWALTGVKVSPGIFEVAEYLGRDEVRQRLAHYGLVEA
- a CDS encoding putative manganese-dependent inorganic diphosphatase; the encoded protein is MKTVYILGHVNPDTDSICSAIAYSHYKSAVSKNNRYIPVRLGVPNNETKFVLDYFKEPTPIMLENIYTQLSDIPFDEPVNVKMKTPLSDVWNLMSKSSIKTVNVVDEKNLFLGLVTLGDIAKASLEMGDTFSDVQIPLKNIVKTLSGELLFACNMSFNGRVVVAGMESETLKRHLDRKTLVIVGDRKEIQIQALQSKIHTLVIADGAAVSDEISLLAREKKVNLITVPYDLYSTVKRIARSVPVEYIARTDKVVTFALHEELDDIKDSLLKHKYRHFPILHNKVPVGMLSRRHLLTATGKNVILVDHNEKTQSIEGLEQAQILEIIDHHRIGSIETFQPIVFINRPVGCTATIIYSLYKDSGVELPSSIAGLMCAAILSDTLVFKSPTCSSEDMEAAEELADLANIDIDSFSRSMFEAGTSLRGKTAEEIFFTDYKSFNVADFKIGVSQVFFYNTQRDFDKKSLLDFMQEYKTRGGYDMLLLMLTDIINEGSEFLFVGNREELISRAFDIEIHGESFYLPHVISRKKQVIPQLIESIKRS
- the polA gene encoding DNA polymerase I, giving the protein MNTLKNKTILLVDGHALAFRAFYALPELTAPDGTPTNAILGFVNMMFKTIDECHPDMTAVIFDAPGKTFRHDVYPEYKMGRRPTPEEYKIQVPILLELLRAMGIKVVVKDGVEADDVIASAACGATRLGVNVVALTSDKDILQVLQPGVRVIRPKKGITIFTEYNEITFEEEWGFAPTAMPDYLALLGDSVDNIPGVPGVGEKTAKKLLSQYKSLEDIYDHIEELKPGLQKKFSTSKELAFKSRELIRLKCDLPLTVEEFVQTDVDFETFENMCRQLGLNKILERVRNSTHHESEEQPQLEIGEAVEGDLEKVLQEKELALYCAAEGSYPMDLNRALIVLRAQNGHFWRGVVEAQHIPDSLSKWLKTGNVITSDYKTTQAFFKEEVPLHDHVWDAQVAHYLLHPDAKSHGPEQWAAEAVSDPVDVAGQLWRVQNELGNAISHYSGLEDLMRQVELPIVPVLWKMETWGIGLEKKTFEGLDTDLEERIADIENTIAEKGGERINLNSPKQVAWLLFEKLQMPPIKETKTGYSTDVTVLEELVKMDLPEKIVPELILEHRELSKMRSGFVHPLMSAVNEKTGLIHGTFESTSTGTGRLSSRDPNLQNLPAFGQWSTRLKEGLVPRHEGNVYVAADYSQVELRVLAHLCDEKRLKSAFEDHRDVHTETASWVFNVEPELVTPELRRFAKVINFGILYGMSSYGLAARLGIGQQEAGDIINKYFKALPKVKDYVEESYKEARQRGYAMTSFGRIRPLNEVSVNPRDRGALKRIAVNTPIQGTAADIARMAMIKFFHHFEGRKNVHLVLQIHDSLVCECAAEEREGIEKELANVMESAAKLSVPLKVETKWGKSLANV
- a CDS encoding SurA N-terminal domain-containing protein, whose translation is MRSLRENMRWILMGFVVVFVLSIFGMYGFGGRRESSKEEGIRDYAVAEISGKKVMRSALEANVRDYVERNNIKEISSNDLMAIRQAVVDNMAIQTELAKAVEKSGVKASDQEVEDVVKQISTQFPTKEAFQKHLDDNGIKLDALKASIQTQLSQQKLIEQSAGSIVVTPEEVKDFYDKGKTVFFTRPAGKKVVFARFANKESAEKVYEGLKSDSSKWDALLKDVASEDVKESVPYDAPIFLAESNLRDKMEGIKDLPVGGVATPIEITSNDVMVVLNKESMEKSTLSFDEVSKDIKALLTNQKKEEGQMKYINSLKEGATIKILDPSIFPQPVEEKAAEEVTKPASGDENASKTESQTETEADKKN